In a genomic window of Lentisphaerota bacterium:
- a CDS encoding DEAD/DEAH box helicase, with the protein MQKHKHPPTDSAVPGTSATVSHPPAPEGAFSLLVQPLQRAVAEEGYTIPTPIQQQAIPLLLAGRDVLGCAQTGTGKTAAFTLPLLQYLTEHRRPTPAGRPRALILAPTRELAAQIGDSIHTYGRHVRVSHTVIFGGVSQSHQVRALHGGVDIVVATPGRLLDLMQQGFVRLDDVEYFVLDEADRMLDMGFLPDMRRVIAKLPAKRQSLFFSATLTHEALDLARTLVHDAAHVSVAPEQPTVDKIKQSVMFVSKKDKNDLLVVLLRATGMSKVIVFTQRKHVANRVTEHLNDEGITAAAIHGNKSQGARTQALGGFREGRVRVLVATDIAARGIDVDGITHVINYELPNEPETY; encoded by the coding sequence ATGCAGAAACACAAACACCCGCCGACTGATTCCGCCGTTCCCGGCACATCCGCAACCGTTTCGCACCCGCCCGCCCCCGAAGGGGCCTTCAGCCTGCTCGTGCAGCCGCTTCAACGCGCCGTTGCCGAGGAAGGGTATACCATCCCCACGCCGATTCAGCAGCAGGCTATTCCGCTGCTGCTGGCCGGCCGCGACGTCTTGGGGTGTGCCCAGACTGGCACGGGCAAGACCGCCGCCTTCACCCTGCCGCTGCTCCAGTACCTGACCGAGCACCGCCGTCCGACACCCGCCGGCAGGCCGCGCGCGCTGATTCTGGCGCCGACACGCGAGCTGGCTGCGCAAATCGGCGACAGCATCCACACCTACGGCCGCCACGTGCGCGTGTCTCACACCGTCATTTTCGGGGGCGTCAGCCAGAGCCATCAGGTGCGCGCGCTGCACGGCGGTGTCGACATCGTCGTCGCCACGCCCGGCCGCCTGCTCGACCTCATGCAGCAGGGGTTTGTGCGGCTCGACGATGTCGAATATTTTGTCCTCGATGAAGCCGACCGGATGCTCGACATGGGATTCCTCCCCGACATGCGGCGCGTCATCGCCAAGCTGCCCGCCAAGCGCCAGTCGCTCTTTTTCTCGGCCACGCTCACCCACGAGGCTCTGGATCTGGCGCGGACCCTCGTTCATGACGCGGCGCATGTCTCGGTTGCCCCGGAGCAGCCGACGGTGGATAAAATCAAGCAAAGCGTGATGTTTGTCTCCAAAAAGGACAAGAACGACCTCCTCGTCGTGCTCCTGCGCGCGACCGGCATGAGCAAGGTGATTGTCTTCACCCAGCGCAAGCATGTCGCCAACCGGGTGACGGAACATCTCAACGATGAGGGAATCACGGCGGCGGCGATCCACGGCAACAAGAGCCAGGGGGCCCGGACGCAGGCGCTTGGCGGCTTTCGTGAAGGGCGCGTGCGCGTCCTGGTCGCCACCGACATCGCCGCGCGCGGCATCGATGTAGACGGCATCACGCATGTGATCAATTACGAATTGCCGAACGAGCCGGAAACCTACAT
- the serS gene encoding serine--tRNA ligase — protein sequence MLDIKRIREKPDEIREGLTRRGADGTTLDRVIDLDRARRGLVTQVEELKNCRNSHSKKIGLLKKSGADTTALQADVRATGDRITAMDEEIRVIEASLGEAMLRIPNVPCPSIPTGPDASANRVVRHAGEAPQFEFAPQDHVALGERLGLFDFPRATRMSGSGFPLLLGAGAKLQRALIQYMLDLHTTRHGYTEMLPPFVVNSDSMRGTGQLPKMAEDMYHCEVDDLWLIPTAEVPVTNYFRDEIIDRPLPVYLTAYTPCFRREAGSAGKETRGILRVHQFDKVEMVKFVEPSTSYAELETLVGHAEDVLRGLGLHYRVLELCSGDISFAAAKCYDIELWAPGQKGWIEVSSCSNFEDFQARRANIRYRDAAGRPQFIHTLNGSGVALPRLMIAILEQFQQADGSVALPRAIVPYMNGVDRLVPCA from the coding sequence ATGCTGGACATCAAACGCATTCGAGAGAAGCCGGACGAGATTCGCGAGGGCTTGACGCGTCGCGGCGCCGACGGCACGACGCTAGACCGGGTGATTGATCTGGACCGCGCCCGCCGGGGGCTGGTCACGCAGGTTGAGGAGTTGAAGAACTGCCGCAACAGCCATTCGAAGAAAATCGGCCTACTGAAAAAATCGGGCGCCGACACGACCGCGCTTCAGGCCGACGTGCGCGCGACGGGCGACCGGATCACCGCGATGGACGAGGAGATCCGCGTGATCGAGGCGTCCCTCGGCGAGGCCATGCTGCGCATCCCCAACGTCCCCTGCCCTTCAATCCCGACAGGACCCGATGCCTCGGCCAACCGCGTGGTGCGTCACGCGGGAGAGGCTCCGCAGTTCGAATTCGCCCCCCAGGATCACGTCGCCCTCGGCGAGCGTCTCGGTCTCTTCGACTTTCCCCGTGCGACCCGGATGTCCGGATCCGGTTTTCCCCTCCTGCTCGGCGCGGGCGCGAAGCTGCAGCGGGCGCTGATCCAGTACATGCTCGACCTGCATACGACCCGGCACGGATACACCGAGATGCTGCCGCCATTCGTCGTCAACAGCGACTCGATGCGCGGCACGGGGCAACTCCCCAAGATGGCCGAAGACATGTATCACTGCGAGGTGGACGACCTGTGGCTGATTCCGACCGCCGAGGTGCCGGTGACCAACTATTTCCGCGACGAGATCATTGACCGGCCCCTGCCGGTGTACCTCACGGCCTACACGCCGTGCTTCCGGCGCGAGGCCGGCTCGGCGGGCAAGGAGACCCGCGGCATCCTGCGCGTCCACCAGTTCGACAAGGTTGAGATGGTCAAATTCGTCGAGCCGTCCACCTCCTATGCCGAGCTGGAGACGCTCGTGGGCCATGCCGAAGACGTGCTCCGGGGCCTGGGCCTCCACTACCGCGTTTTGGAGCTGTGCTCGGGGGATATCAGCTTCGCCGCGGCCAAGTGCTATGACATCGAGCTCTGGGCGCCTGGGCAAAAGGGCTGGATCGAGGTGTCGAGCTGCAGCAATTTCGAGGATTTTCAGGCGCGCCGCGCGAACATCCGCTACCGAGACGCCGCCGGCAGGCCCCAGTTTATTCACACGCTCAACGGTTCGGGCGTGGCGCTGCCGCGGCTGATGATCGCGATCCTCGAACAGTTCCAGCAGGCCGACGGCTCTGTCGCCCTGCCGCGGGCCATCGTGCCGTACATGAACGGTGTCGACCGCCTCGTACCGTGCGCCTGA
- a CDS encoding divergent PAP2 family protein, whose translation MIIHTAVADLFSTPWFWSAFSGWMLAQLCKLTAVLITERRLDIGYFVSTGGMPSAHSAMVSALATAISLTEGFGSFAAIFAWCFAGVTMFDAAGVRNAAGEQARILNQIVDELFKEHRLSEKRLKELLGHTRFEVFVGMLLGILSALIVVTRFF comes from the coding sequence ATGATTATTCATACAGCCGTCGCCGATTTATTTTCAACGCCGTGGTTCTGGTCGGCCTTCTCCGGTTGGATGCTCGCGCAACTGTGCAAGTTGACGGCCGTGCTGATCACCGAACGCCGGCTGGACATTGGCTATTTTGTCAGCACCGGCGGCATGCCGAGCGCACACTCGGCGATGGTCAGCGCCTTGGCGACGGCGATCTCGCTGACCGAGGGGTTTGGCTCGTTCGCCGCCATCTTTGCCTGGTGTTTTGCGGGGGTGACGATGTTTGATGCGGCGGGCGTGCGCAATGCGGCGGGCGAGCAGGCCCGCATCCTGAACCAGATCGTGGACGAGTTGTTCAAGGAGCACAGGCTCTCTGAGAAGCGCCTGAAGGAACTGCTCGGCCACACCCGTTTCGAAGTCTTCGTCGGGATGCTTCTGGGCATCCTCTCCGCGCTGATCGTGGTGACGCGGTTCTTTTAG